The genomic window ACTTCGGCCATCGCCGCCCGGCGCCAGTGGGGGGGAGCTTTTTCCGCCGCCGCCCTGGCCAGCCATTCGTCGGCCGGCAGGCGCGGGTCGGCCAGTTCCAAAGAGCGGTGGAGGATGTCGCCGATGATTCGGCCGGGTGGCTTGGCGGGATCGGCGCGGTAAGCAGCCTCAACCGTCGGTTCGGGCAGGGCGGCGACGAAGCTGTAATAGAAGGCGCGGGGACAGAGCCGGAATTTGCCGAAGGCGCTTACGGTGAAGACGGTCTCGGGATGCACGGGCGGAAGGGGGGCGATGCGCCCGGCAAGCCCTTCGAGCCAGCCTGCGGCGACATGACTGTCTGCAGCCCTGTCCGGTACGGCGCAGGCCGGCGGCAGCGGCAGCGAAGGTCCGGCGCAGACCAGGATGGCGGCTTTGTCGACCGCCAGGCGTTCGGGGAGGGCGGCGAGATCGCCGAAGTTGTAGACCTTCCCCAGCCAGCCCAGCCACGTGCCGAGCGCGGTGAAGTCTTTGCCTGTGGTGACCTTGCCGCCGGCGGCCGACAGGACGAGATAGTCTTTGGCGCGGGTGAGGGCGACGTAGAGCACCCGCTTTAGTTCGAGCAGGGAAAGCCTTTTCTCCCGTGATGCGACCGCTTCGTGCACTGAGGTTGCGACGAGTTCGCCGCCGACTCCGGGGACTTTCAACCCTATCCCCTGCCCGGCGCTGAACAGGACGGGCCCGGTTTCGTCGCGGAAGCGGCGGTGAAGGTCGGGGATGAAGACGACGGGAAACTCCAGGCCTTTGGCCTTATGGATGGTCATCAGCTTGACGGTGTCGCCGCCCTCGCTCTCAACCTGGGCTTCGCTTTCGCGGACCTCGCCGGCGACAAGTTTGGCGACATAGCGCAGGAAGTCGCCGAGGGTGGCGGCCCCTTTGCTTTCGAAGGCGTCGGCCACCGCCGACAGTTTGAGGAGGTTGGCGTATTTCTGCTGCCCCATGAACTGGGTGAGGACAAAATTCAGATAGCCTGTTTCGTCGAGGGCGAGGCGGATGAGGCGGGAAACGCCGACCGACCCGCGCAGGTCGCGGAGGCCGGCGATCACCCGCCAGGCCCTCGCCGCCGCCTGGCGCTGCTCTGCGGGCAGCCCGGCGACGGCGGCGGGGCGTTCCAGCCCCTCCCACAGGCTCGACCCGCCCTTTTTCAGCGTCAGCAGGGCGGCGTCGGAGAGCAGGAAGGGGGGCGAGCGCAGCGCTCCGGCGAGGGCCGTTTCGTTGCCGCGGTTGTCGACCACCTGCAGAAGGTTGAGGATGTCGATGATTTCCTGGCGGTGATAGAAACCCCGGCCGCCAACCACGTAATAGGGTATGCCGGCGGTCTGCAGCGCGGCGGCGTAGGTGTCGAGGTCGGTGACGGTGCGGAAGAGGACGGCGATGTCGCCGTAATTTACCGGCCTGGGTGCAGTGTCTCTGTCGATAAGCTGTTCGCGACCGGCCACCATCGCGCCGATCCGCCGGGCGACGGCCACAGCTTCCGCTGCTCGCGGGTCGCCGCCCTCCCCTTCCCCGCTCGCGGCGATGGCCATAAACTCGGCACAGATTCCGTCCGCCTGGTCGTCGCGCCGGAAGGCCCCCAAGGGCTGGAAGGGAATGGCGTCCTCGGCGGTGCCCATGACGGTGGCAAAGCATTCGTTGAAAAGGGTCAGCAGGCTGTCGAGGGAGCGGAAGTTGACGTCGAGGTCGATGATTTCGCCGCCGCTTGCCGCGATGTCGTCGCGGACGCGGGCGAAGACGGCCACGTCGGCGCCGCGGAAACGGTAGATGGATTGTTTGGGGTCGCCGACGACGAACAGTTTGCGGCCCCGCAGTTTTTCGGCGTCGCCGCCGGCCAGAAGGTAGACGATCTGGCGCTGCAGGTCGTTGGTGTCCTGAAATTCATCCACCATGATGTAGCGGATGCGGCTGCGGTATCTTTGCCTGACAGCCGGAAACTCTCTCAACAGGCGGGCGGTGCGGACTTCCAGGTCGGTGAATGTGAGCACCCGCTGCTCGCGTTTGCGGGCGGCCAGCGCGGCGTCGAGCTCGGCCAGCAGGCGGCAGAGGTCGGGGATGAGGCCGAGGGCGGCCCGGTCGCCGCGCACCTGACGCAGGCGTCTGTGCGTCTCCCGGACGGCGGCGACGATCTCCCGGTCCCCGGAACGGCGGTCGAGGGGGTCGAGATAGTCGCGCAGCACGGCGTCGGCGACGGCGTCTTCGTCGGCGGCGGCGATGGCGGCGGCGACCTGCGGCCAGTCGCGGGCCAGCCTGTCGACGCGGGCGTATTGGGCTCCCGTCTTTTTGAGGTTGTCTTTGTAGGCGATGAGCTCGCCGCACAATGCGGTGAGGTCGCGTTTGAGGCGCGCCGCGGCGGCGGCCGCCCGGCCGTAGGGCTCGGCCAGTCGTTCGGGCAGGCTGGCGTCGAGCAGGCCGGCGGCGGCGATTTTATCGTAGAGGTCGGGGACGACGGTGGTGAGCAGCGCCTTGTCGTAGGCGAGGAGGAGATTGTCAAGCCACGGGGCGCCGTCGGTCAGGCCGGCGGCGAATACTTCCGCCAGCGCTTTTTCGGTGAGGAGGTCGGCCTCCGCTTCGTCAAGGACCGCGAAGTTGGGGTCGAGCGCCGCTTCGACGGGATTTTCGCGCAGCACGCGGGCACAAAAACTATGGAAGGTGCCGATGGGGGCGTACTCAAGCTCGCCGAGCGCTGCCCGCCACCTGCGGCCTTCTTCGTCTTCGGCGGTCGCGGCAAGCTCGGCGGCCCGTTTGCGGATGCGTTCCTTCATTTCCTTGGCCGCTTTGTTGGTGAAGGTGATGGCCAGTATCCCGTCGCAAGCGGACTTGTCGCTGGCGAGGATGTTGAGGTAGCGTTCGACGAGGACGCGGGTTTTGCCGGCCCCTGCGCCGGCAGATACGGCGACGTTGGCGTCCAGGGTGGCGATAGCGGTCTTCTGGGCGAGGGTGAATTCAGCCATCGCTTTCACCTCCCTGCGGGCGTCCGTCATCGGGCCGGTAGCGGCATACGGCGCGGGCGGCGCAGTAGGACGGGCACTCGGCCGCCGGTCGCACCGGAAATTCCCCGCTGCGGATGCCGGCGACGTATTCGCACGCCAGGCGGCGTATATCCGCCTGCAGGGCCGCCCATTCGGCGGCGGTGAGGTTGCCGGCCTCCTTGGCGGCGCGATGGCCGATGTCGCCGGCAAGCTCGGCGCGCCACATGCCGCCGTCCTTCCTGGCGTTCTCGACCGAATAGTAGCCCCCGCCGGCCACTTCGCCGCCTTCGGGGCACAGGAACCGCTCGGCCGCCATGATATAGAGGGCTGCCTGCAGGTCGGTGCCGGCCGCGAGGTCGCGGAAGCGGGGCGCGTATTTGCGTTTATAGTCCATGACCGCCAGTTTGCCGCCGACGGCGTCGATGCGGTCGACTTTGCCGACGATTTTGAGCGGCCGCTCGCCGGCGGCGATTTCCAGCGGCTCGGGCACGGATGCGGGGTCCATCCCTTCGTCAAGCGGCAGGCCGAACCCCCATTCGAGGTAGGCGGGGCTGAAGGCGAGGCCGTCGCCGTTCTGTTCGGCTATTTCGAACTCCAGCCAGCGGCGGAGCGTCGCTTCGAGACGACGCCGCCGGTAGTCCCACGCTTTGGCGCCGAAGGATTTGTCCTCCGCGGCGAGACGGCGGCACACGCTGTCGAGGGCGGCGGTCAGTTCGGCGCGGTAAGCTTCTGCTGCGGCGGGATTGAGGCGTTCGCCGCGGTGGCGACGCAGGAAGGCGGCGAGCACTTCGTGGTAGATATTGCCGATGACGTCGTAGCCGGCCTCTTCCTCCTTTTCCTCCCACTCCTTGAGCTTGAGGCTGCGGGTGGCGAAGTAGCGGAACGGGCACTGGGCGTAATCTTCGAGGGCGGTGATGCTGAACACGGGCGGTCCGTGCTCCTCACCGCCATCGGTGCCCACCAGCCCGTCGTACGGGCCGGGGCCGCGGCCGCGGTCTTTTTCGGCCGCCACCCGCCGGGCGAAGTCGCCGTCGGTGAGGTTGGCGAGGACGTAGCCGGCGGCGGCACAGGCTTCGGGGCCGGCGGCGCCCCTGGTGTCGAGCAGGGCTTTGCCGGTCAGCTCGCGGGCCGAAAATGTCTCGTCGTAAGCGGCGGGGAAAAATTCGCCGGCGCTGTATTTGTCGGTGGTTACGGCGTCAGGCGCGAAGAGGCGGACAACTTCGGCGATGTAGGGGGAGGGCAGTGTCTCGGCGTCCTCGCGGCTGCTGATGGTGAGCATTTCTTGGGCCAGGGCGGCGGCGACGGCGAAGAATAGTTTTTCTTCTTTGATTTTGTCAGCTAAGGTGGCTAGATACAGGCCACCATCTTTTTTCAGGCAATCCCGTTCGCGGTCGTCGTAGAGCCAGTTCTCCCGCTCCCGCAAGGGGAATTCGCCGTCGGTCAGGCCGAGAACGAAGACGGCCCGGAAGCTGACGCCCCTTACTCGGGCCGGACTTACCACTTGCACCGCGTGCTCGTTGTGGCCTTCCAGCCTGACCGTCTGCCCGGCCAGCGCCTGGCGGAAGAAGCGCAGGAAATCGGCGGCGGCCAGCGGTCTGCCCTCCTGCCCGGCAAGGGCGAAGCCTTCCGCCATGGCGTCGAGCGTTTCGCCGCATTTTTGCCAGGCCAGCAGACCGGCCTGAAGGACGGGCATAGGCATGCGGCCGTCCCTGTAGGCTTTCCCCAGCGTCGCCGGGATGCCGAGGGTGTCGAGGACGGTTTTGAGCGCGGCCGCGAACGCCGCGCATGTCCCCTGCCGGGGCAGGGTCGTCACCAGGCGGCCGAGCTTGTCGAAGCCCCGCCGGGACAGGATGATGCTTTCCGGGGCATTTTCGCCTTTGAAGACGCCGAACCAGTCCGGCCAGGAGCGGATGACGCGGCCCAGGGCCGCCTGTTCGGCGGCATCGGCGTCGATGCCGAGGGCGTCGGCGACGAGCGGCGACTTGATCAGGTTGAGGACGGTGGGCCGCGCGCCGCCGTCGGTTTTGGCGGCAAGAGCGTTCACCAGCAGGCGGGCGGGAGGCTGGTCGGCCAGACGTTCCTCGCGGGCCAGGCTGACCGGCAGGCCGAACTCGCCGCATATATCGCGGAACTCGGTCCATGCTCCGGTATCGCGCACCACGACGGCAATCTCCGCCGGCCGGCAGGCTCCGGACAGCAGCAGCTTTTTGATGCGGGCCGCCGCCACCGTCATCTCTTTGGCCCGGGTGGGGCTGCTGACGACGGCGACGCCGGGCGCGGCGGCGAGAACTTGCGGTTTGGCGGCGAACAGGCTGCGGCGAATGTGGGCGAGAGCGGCTGACGTCTGCCTTTTTACGGTGGAAAAAACGGGCTTGAATCCCATGCCGACTAAGTCGGTGTAGGTCTGTTCGGCGGCGGCGTACACTTCCGGGCGGTTATGCTCGTAGACGATGCCGATGTCGATCGCCGCCACCCGCTTTAGCTCTTTGACGAGGGCTAGCTGCAGCGGCGTGAGGATATAAAATTCGCTTATATAAATTTTCTTGTAAGGCAAAGCCAGCCCTTCGCTGAGGGCATTTATCGCCAGGAAATACAACTCCTCGAGGTCGGCAAGCCCGCGCGCCGTCAGCGCCTCCTGGTACGCCGCGTAGATGGCGTGGACCTCGGCGTCCTTGTCGTAGCTGCCGCTGGCGCCGATGGGGAACTCCTCAGGCGGGGCGGCAGTGCGTTTGATTTCGGCCAGAAGGCTGGTGACCGTGCCGATGTAGCCGGGGAAGGAGGCGATAGCGCTGAAGTAGGGCAAAGACTGCTTTTTGACAAGGCTGTCGAGAACATCGGCGACCACCAGTTCCTGCGTCATCCGATCCATCAGACGATGGGGACAACCGGCGAGGGCTACGATCTCGCCGACAAGGTCGTCGAAGGCCAGCAGGCTAGGCTGTTCGTAACCCGGCGGGCCCTGCGCCCGCAGGCCGCGGCGGACGACGCCGAGCAGGTGGGCGCTGGGCAGGAGAAAGGCTTGTTCGCGGCCGTGCCCCTGATTAACGGCCCTGGCCAGCTCGGCGGCGAATCGATCGCGCATCGTTTCGCCGAGCGGCGTGCAGAAGAGAGTGTGCATGGCGACCCTCCCGTAGTAGTTGCCTTATATATTGGCGTCGGCAACGCCATTGTCCTGCAACAAAAGCAAGACCCGCGCCATCGGCGCGGGCCAGCTTTTGTCGGCTGATTCAAATTTCCTTGATCACGGCGATTTCGTCGCAATTGGGGAATTTGGGGCAGTTGATGCATTCTTTCCAGACCTTGTGGGGGAGCTTGTCTTTGTTGGCCTCGACAAAGCCAGAAGCATTGATATTGCAGGGTTCGTAAGCCCTCTTGTATTGACCATGTTTAGTTTTAGTGGCTTTATTACTCCCCACAACAGCCACTCTTAACTAATATTATAGCATATCGGAATTACGAATAATTAATCAATCTGGCCTCTCCTTGGAGGGGTTTTTATTTTGGAGGTATCGAAGGGGCAACTGCTTTAACCCCAGGAGCAGTGTTGCTAGAATACAATTCTTATGTGCAAAACGATATATAAGCACACCTTCCAGTTTAAGGCAAAACATATTATTGCAACTTTGGTATCTTTATGGTATTTTTTAGAGGTAATTGAAAAAAATTGTCATTGTTTTTGTTGAAGGGAGAATTTATGCGCAAGGTAAAACTTGATCAAGTGTTCGGTGTAAGTACTGAGCAACTTAGTAGTTATTTAGTACGCGAAAAGGTTGATGGGTTATTTTTATCTGCGCTAAACTCTAACAAGCAGATAGTTGTGTATGGATCTTCCAAACAGGGAAAGACTGCTCTAGTTACTAAGTATACACCTTATGATCAAAATATTAAGGTTAGTTGCTCGCCTAAAGCTGATATTGAGGACATATACAAGTCTATTTTGCGCCAATTAGGTATTGAAATTTCAACTTCAAAAGTAGCCAAAAGTGGCTCTCGCTATAATATAGGCGCAGTCGCTAAGATAAAAGCAATACTGTTTCCAATTTCAGGGGAGTCTTCAGTTAAGTCTGATATTTCAGCTACCACTGAAAAGTCCGAAGAAGTTGTCAGTGTCGAATTTAATCTTTCATTAGCCCAAGATATCTCCGAATTAATTAAGGTCGCCGTAAAAGGGAAATTTA from Sporomusaceae bacterium includes these protein-coding regions:
- a CDS encoding UvrD-helicase domain-containing protein → MAEFTLAQKTAIATLDANVAVSAGAGAGKTRVLVERYLNILASDKSACDGILAITFTNKAAKEMKERIRKRAAELAATAEDEEGRRWRAALGELEYAPIGTFHSFCARVLRENPVEAALDPNFAVLDEAEADLLTEKALAEVFAAGLTDGAPWLDNLLLAYDKALLTTVVPDLYDKIAAAGLLDASLPERLAEPYGRAAAAAARLKRDLTALCGELIAYKDNLKKTGAQYARVDRLARDWPQVAAAIAAADEDAVADAVLRDYLDPLDRRSGDREIVAAVRETHRRLRQVRGDRAALGLIPDLCRLLAELDAALAARKREQRVLTFTDLEVRTARLLREFPAVRQRYRSRIRYIMVDEFQDTNDLQRQIVYLLAGGDAEKLRGRKLFVVGDPKQSIYRFRGADVAVFARVRDDIAASGGEIIDLDVNFRSLDSLLTLFNECFATVMGTAEDAIPFQPLGAFRRDDQADGICAEFMAIAASGEGEGGDPRAAEAVAVARRIGAMVAGREQLIDRDTAPRPVNYGDIAVLFRTVTDLDTYAAALQTAGIPYYVVGGRGFYHRQEIIDILNLLQVVDNRGNETALAGALRSPPFLLSDAALLTLKKGGSSLWEGLERPAAVAGLPAEQRQAAARAWRVIAGLRDLRGSVGVSRLIRLALDETGYLNFVLTQFMGQQKYANLLKLSAVADAFESKGAATLGDFLRYVAKLVAGEVRESEAQVESEGGDTVKLMTIHKAKGLEFPVVFIPDLHRRFRDETGPVLFSAGQGIGLKVPGVGGELVATSVHEAVASREKRLSLLELKRVLYVALTRAKDYLVLSAAGGKVTTGKDFTALGTWLGWLGKVYNFGDLAALPERLAVDKAAILVCAGPSLPLPPACAVPDRAADSHVAAGWLEGLAGRIAPLPPVHPETVFTVSAFGKFRLCPRAFYYSFVAALPEPTVEAAYRADPAKPPGRIIGDILHRSLELADPRLPADEWLARAAAEKAPPHWRRAAMAEVRPLLARYTGSDLFRETAAYPIKREWQFAFHLPDPDGRETYAFAGRVDCLLDYRDGSFGIVDYKTDKVTAREAAGKADEYALQLVLYAMAAEAAGQGTAKDARLHFLRPGVTVTVPVGQAARAATTAELVAVCRRVRGSEREEDYPVSTAWCPRCGYRVLCSGYRPE
- a CDS encoding PD-(D/E)XK nuclease family protein, producing MHTLFCTPLGETMRDRFAAELARAVNQGHGREQAFLLPSAHLLGVVRRGLRAQGPPGYEQPSLLAFDDLVGEIVALAGCPHRLMDRMTQELVVADVLDSLVKKQSLPYFSAIASFPGYIGTVTSLLAEIKRTAAPPEEFPIGASGSYDKDAEVHAIYAAYQEALTARGLADLEELYFLAINALSEGLALPYKKIYISEFYILTPLQLALVKELKRVAAIDIGIVYEHNRPEVYAAAEQTYTDLVGMGFKPVFSTVKRQTSAALAHIRRSLFAAKPQVLAAAPGVAVVSSPTRAKEMTVAAARIKKLLLSGACRPAEIAVVVRDTGAWTEFRDICGEFGLPVSLAREERLADQPPARLLVNALAAKTDGGARPTVLNLIKSPLVADALGIDADAAEQAALGRVIRSWPDWFGVFKGENAPESIILSRRGFDKLGRLVTTLPRQGTCAAFAAALKTVLDTLGIPATLGKAYRDGRMPMPVLQAGLLAWQKCGETLDAMAEGFALAGQEGRPLAAADFLRFFRQALAGQTVRLEGHNEHAVQVVSPARVRGVSFRAVFVLGLTDGEFPLRERENWLYDDRERDCLKKDGGLYLATLADKIKEEKLFFAVAAALAQEMLTISSREDAETLPSPYIAEVVRLFAPDAVTTDKYSAGEFFPAAYDETFSARELTGKALLDTRGAAGPEACAAAGYVLANLTDGDFARRVAAEKDRGRGPGPYDGLVGTDGGEEHGPPVFSITALEDYAQCPFRYFATRSLKLKEWEEKEEEAGYDVIGNIYHEVLAAFLRRHRGERLNPAAAEAYRAELTAALDSVCRRLAAEDKSFGAKAWDYRRRRLEATLRRWLEFEIAEQNGDGLAFSPAYLEWGFGLPLDEGMDPASVPEPLEIAAGERPLKIVGKVDRIDAVGGKLAVMDYKRKYAPRFRDLAAGTDLQAALYIMAAERFLCPEGGEVAGGGYYSVENARKDGGMWRAELAGDIGHRAAKEAGNLTAAEWAALQADIRRLACEYVAGIRSGEFPVRPAAECPSYCAARAVCRYRPDDGRPQGGESDG